A single window of Nicotiana tomentosiformis chromosome 1, ASM39032v3, whole genome shotgun sequence DNA harbors:
- the LOC138910379 gene encoding uncharacterized protein, with protein MTHGKRVRQVLEEDNITFDDANAYGLIISHNDALVISLLIHDTNVKRVLIDPDSSVNIIFLRVVNEMQMGDKIVPKARSLSGFDNSTVITKGEIMLTTFVESVIKDTKFQVIDTDMAYNVILERPWIHDMDAVPSTLHQVIKFPSQWGIWKIRGD; from the coding sequence ATGACCCACGGGAAGCGAGTTCGCCAAGTTTTGGAAGAAGATAATATAACATTTGATGATGCAAATGCATATGGCTTGATAATctctcacaatgatgcactggtaatatctttacttatacatgatactaatgtaaaacgagttttgattgatccagatAGTTCCgttaatattatttttctaaGAGTGGTGAATGAAATGCAAATGGGCGACAAGATAGTACCAAAAGCACGATCCTTATCTGGATTCGATAATTCAACCGTTATTACAAAAGGGGAGATAATGCTTACCACATTTGTAGAAAGTGTTATCAAAGATACGAAATTCCAAGTAATAGACACGGACATGGCTTATAATGTGATTCTTGAGAGGCCATGGATTCATGACATGGATGCTGTACCATCTACGTTACATCAAGTCATTAAGTTTCCTTCACAATGGGGAATTTGGAAAATCCGCGGAGATTAA